In a single window of the Thiohalorhabdus sp. Cl-TMA genome:
- a CDS encoding DUF3015 family protein, which translates to MWKKTAVIAALAALPMSAANAADSTGCGVGTMIFDGQSGVVPQVLAVTTNGTSGNQTFGITSGTLGCDQDGVVKHEAALTTFVASNMEKLAGDMASGGGETLASVAQLMNVPESERTAFYQAAKENFASIYAGDAVTAGKVVKNLKQVAAGTTA; encoded by the coding sequence ATGTGGAAGAAAACCGCCGTTATCGCCGCCCTTGCGGCCCTGCCCATGTCCGCCGCCAATGCCGCCGACAGCACCGGTTGCGGTGTGGGCACCATGATCTTCGACGGGCAATCCGGCGTGGTCCCGCAGGTGCTTGCCGTAACCACCAACGGCACCTCCGGCAATCAGACCTTCGGCATCACCTCCGGCACCTTGGGCTGTGACCAGGACGGCGTGGTGAAGCACGAAGCGGCCCTGACCACCTTCGTGGCCTCCAACATGGAGAAGCTGGCGGGCGACATGGCATCCGGCGGCGGGGAGACCCTCGCTTCCGTGGCGCAGCTCATGAACGTGCCGGAAAGCGAACGGACTGCCTTCTATCAGGCCGCCAAGGAGAACTTCGCTTCCATCTACGCGGGCGACGCCGTCACCGCGGGCAAGGTGGTGAAGAACCTGAAGCAGGTGGCTGCCGGCACCACCGCCTGA